A part of Desulfobacter sp. genomic DNA contains:
- a CDS encoding type II secretion system F family protein has translation MPAYRCKIVQRNGENIERVIQSDSVAALKAEVQADGGFLVKYQRTGGNGSTLSFSTKSRKIKPKEIYSFNQEFLTLIKAGLPVVSILTGIIEKLKPGYLLEVLTAIRDDIKEGSSLSDAFGKYEDTFTPLYIAMLRAGEAGGDVPEAVSAYLKHFEREQNIRHKIKAASTYPVILVICSVAVVFFLLTYIVPSITGSLIESDEGLPFLTSVLLSFSGFVKSYAILIIAMIMACASGVVIYLKKSDKGRLLFDRYVLKFPFFGNLLIIYTVGLFSSSLSAILKGGIPLDRSLHVAKGLIKNKYMQKTLDHVIGSIQKGNTFADSLQEAGIFPDMAIRMITAGEASGNLEEVLMEAAKFYERDVESRLTVITSAIEPALMVIMGIVIGFILLAVYMPIFQMAQTIGY, from the coding sequence ATGCCGGCATACAGATGTAAGATTGTTCAAAGAAATGGCGAAAATATAGAACGGGTCATTCAATCCGATTCCGTTGCCGCACTCAAGGCGGAAGTGCAAGCTGACGGCGGTTTTCTGGTGAAATACCAGCGAACGGGGGGAAATGGTTCAACACTGTCGTTTTCTACAAAGAGCCGGAAAATAAAACCCAAAGAGATTTACTCATTTAATCAGGAATTTCTAACCCTCATCAAGGCGGGCCTGCCTGTTGTTTCAATTTTAACCGGTATTATTGAAAAATTGAAGCCCGGCTATCTGCTTGAAGTTCTGACAGCCATTAGGGACGATATCAAAGAGGGTAGCTCTCTATCTGACGCATTCGGCAAATATGAAGATACATTTACGCCTTTGTACATTGCCATGCTGAGAGCCGGTGAGGCCGGGGGGGATGTACCGGAGGCCGTATCTGCATATTTGAAGCATTTTGAAAGAGAACAAAATATTCGCCATAAGATTAAAGCAGCGTCCACCTATCCTGTCATCCTTGTCATTTGCTCCGTGGCAGTCGTCTTTTTTCTGCTGACTTACATTGTTCCTTCAATTACCGGATCTCTTATAGAAAGCGATGAGGGGTTGCCTTTTCTAACCTCTGTTTTGCTCTCTTTCAGCGGATTTGTGAAATCATACGCCATATTGATTATCGCCATGATCATGGCATGCGCATCAGGCGTCGTTATTTATTTGAAAAAATCTGATAAGGGACGCCTGCTGTTTGACCGATATGTGCTGAAGTTCCCGTTTTTTGGAAATTTATTGATCATTTATACCGTAGGGCTTTTTTCCTCTTCGTTGTCGGCGATACTTAAGGGGGGAATACCCCTTGACCGGTCTCTGCATGTGGCAAAAGGATTGATTAAGAATAAATATATGCAGAAAACACTGGATCATGTCATTGGTTCTATTCAGAAAGGAAACACTTTTGCCGATTCTTTACAGGAGGCAGGTATTTTTCCGGATATGGCGATACGAATGATTACTGCAGGCGAGGCAAGCGGTAACCTCGAAGAGGTGCTCATGGAGGCAGCCAAATTTTACGAAAGAGATGTTGAATCCAGACTGACTGTTATCACATCTGCAATTGAGCCTGCCCTTATGGTCATTATGGGGATCGTTATCGGGTTTATTTTATTGGCTGTTTATATGCCGATTTTTCAAATGGCCCAGACAATAGGATACTAA
- a CDS encoding fibronectin type III domain-containing protein: MKSFIIGLISLFLIPYLAMAESMISWAPSSGVVDGYKLFYGTEYDNYSSELDVGLSTQYPMSQLPLKETTTYYFVVKAYNSTGMSEASNVISWTSGDMTPPLPPLNLNFDQSTLKMSWTPNVEMDFAEYRLYYGTQSRTYGSYKSLGNVSNYTLDGLGTNIYVALTALDTSGNESGYSEEIFYGVEQTQPSDLLISNLSVATGKSYNVSTGLDNGTTSYIDRSYTYSNVPDILKNSNYIQPANNDKNEKQDTFLSFSVSKSAIVYIAFDSRATTPPTWLKNYTDTGMEIVSADVPMKIYSKETAIGDVVLGGNEVGFNMYTVIVSEAESVSLPDNEAPTISIQMPTTETTYETKSDKITISGVASDNTEISEVTWSNSSGDSGIASGTLNWEVSDIQLAEGENVITITAHDGAGNKLDKILKVTYTPPDLYPPAVSIQSPTSDTSYETKSDKITISGVASDNKEVSEVTWSNSSGDSGIASGTLNWEVSDIQLAEGENIITITASDGAGNLETATINIIYSFTEQEEGDYINSLSVGSGKDYEILSGLDNGSFSYIDRTYKYTNVPEELKNAYYIKVANNDKYEKSNSFLSFSVNKDVVVYIAFDSRAKVLPSWLGEYTDTGMELVTADVPMKLYSKKVAVGDVVLGGNEVGYNMYTVIIVEQSVDLSISSLTADSGKAYRIVSGLDNGSTSYIDRDYIYKNVPEIYKNAFFIQPANNDKYISGSSFLQFSVNKSVVVSVAFDSRANNIPSWLTDFVDTGYELVTADVPMKLYSKEFISGQIVLGGNEVGYNMYTVIITEK, from the coding sequence ATCCCATACCTTGCAATGGCTGAATCGATGATTTCGTGGGCTCCCTCCTCAGGGGTAGTGGATGGATATAAATTGTTCTATGGAACAGAATATGACAATTACAGTTCGGAGTTAGATGTGGGATTGTCAACACAATATCCGATGTCTCAACTCCCTCTAAAGGAAACGACAACTTACTATTTTGTTGTCAAAGCTTATAACTCAACTGGGATGAGTGAAGCCAGTAATGTAATATCATGGACCTCAGGGGATATGACTCCACCTCTGCCGCCTTTAAACCTAAATTTTGATCAAAGCACTTTAAAGATGTCCTGGACTCCAAATGTTGAAATGGATTTTGCTGAATATAGATTGTATTATGGCACACAATCAAGAACGTACGGCTCCTATAAGTCTTTAGGAAATGTCTCAAATTATACTTTAGATGGATTGGGTACAAATATCTATGTTGCACTAACAGCGTTAGATACATCAGGAAATGAAAGTGGTTATTCAGAGGAAATTTTCTATGGTGTTGAACAAACCCAACCCTCTGATTTATTAATATCAAATCTTAGCGTTGCGACGGGAAAGTCATACAATGTATCAACAGGGCTCGATAACGGTACTACTTCTTATATTGACAGAAGCTACACATACAGCAATGTGCCGGATATATTGAAAAATTCAAACTATATACAACCGGCTAATAACGATAAGAATGAAAAACAAGATACCTTTTTAAGCTTTTCAGTTAGTAAAAGCGCAATTGTCTATATTGCATTTGATAGCCGGGCGACAACCCCGCCTACATGGTTGAAAAACTATACGGATACAGGTATGGAAATCGTTTCTGCTGATGTCCCAATGAAGATATATTCAAAGGAAACGGCTATTGGCGATGTGGTTCTTGGCGGTAATGAAGTCGGATTCAATATGTATACTGTTATAGTCTCGGAAGCAGAATCTGTTTCTCTACCTGATAATGAGGCTCCAACGATTTCTATCCAGATGCCAACAACAGAAACCACCTATGAAACAAAGTCTGATAAAATAACGATATCTGGTGTTGCCTCTGACAATACAGAAATTTCGGAAGTGACATGGTCTAATTCTTCGGGAGACTCGGGTATTGCATCAGGTACTTTAAACTGGGAAGTATCCGACATTCAATTGGCTGAGGGTGAAAACGTCATTACGATTACAGCACATGATGGAGCAGGCAACAAACTGGATAAAATATTAAAAGTAACTTATACTCCACCAGATTTATATCCGCCTGCAGTATCAATACAATCGCCAACAAGCGACACCTCTTATGAAACCAAGTCCGATAAAATAACGATATCAGGTGTTGCCTCTGATAATAAAGAAGTTTCGGAAGTGACATGGTCCAATTCATCGGGAGACTCGGGTATTGCATCAGGTACTTTAAACTGGGAAGTATCCGACATTCAATTGGCTGAGGGTGAAAACATCATTACTATTACGGCGAGTGATGGGGCCGGAAATCTTGAAACAGCTACGATTAATATAATTTATTCATTCACGGAACAGGAAGAAGGAGATTATATTAATAGTTTATCCGTTGGTAGCGGTAAAGATTACGAAATTTTGTCTGGATTGGATAATGGGAGTTTTTCCTATATCGATAGAACATATAAGTATACAAATGTGCCAGAGGAACTGAAAAATGCATATTATATAAAGGTGGCAAACAACGATAAATATGAAAAAAGTAATTCTTTTTTAAGTTTTTCGGTAAATAAAGATGTCGTCGTTTATATTGCGTTTGACAGCCGTGCCAAAGTATTGCCTTCATGGTTGGGTGAATATACTGACACTGGTATGGAGTTAGTCACTGCGGATGTCCCAATGAAACTTTATTCAAAAAAGGTTGCTGTAGGAGACGTTGTGCTTGGTGGTAATGAAGTTGGCTACAATATGTATACGGTCATAATTGTAGAGCAATCAGTGGATCTGTCAATATCAAGCCTTACGGCAGATAGCGGTAAGGCATATAGAATTGTATCGGGGTTGGATAATGGCAGCACTTCCTACATCGATAGAGATTATATTTATAAAAATGTCCCTGAAATTTATAAAAATGCTTTTTTTATTCAACCGGCGAATAATGACAAATATATTAGTGGCAGTTCTTTTTTACAGTTCTCGGTAAATAAAAGTGTGGTAGTAAGCGTGGCTTTTGATAGTAGAGCAAATAATATTCCATCGTGGCTAACAGATTTTGTAGATACAGGATATGAACTTGTTACCGCCGATGTCCCAATGAAGCTTTATTCAAAAGAATTTATTTCAGGACAAATAGTACTAGGAGGAAATGAGGTTGGATATAATATGTATACTGTGATTATCACGGAAAAATAA
- a CDS encoding DUF4114 domain-containing protein, which produces MRIKVILLLVLGCFLWGGTASALPVGTALQDALNERTKDGQSVDVQNDMIGDNSDSAWNITASTGSVNTMLFEFAGYAENTSFGIYDLADTTKRLELFAGEDSNDGTPYDGAQATLGVFGNSFTADNWTNSVTFSSSTFGYYISVGDTGNVWYSDSSLNSDESDHMLAYQGDGTDEFSVYNDGNFLTWSDNEFILAWEDLAATSADWDFTDFVVMVESVEPVPEPTTMLLFGMGLLGLAGITRRKKN; this is translated from the coding sequence ATGCGAATTAAGGTGATCTTATTGTTAGTTCTGGGATGCTTTCTTTGGGGGGGGACTGCCTCGGCTCTTCCTGTGGGTACGGCACTCCAAGATGCTCTGAATGAACGCACCAAAGACGGCCAATCTGTTGATGTGCAGAATGACATGATTGGTGATAACAGTGATTCTGCATGGAATATTACTGCTTCTACCGGTTCTGTTAATACCATGCTGTTTGAGTTTGCAGGGTATGCGGAAAATACCTCTTTCGGTATTTATGATCTTGCTGATACGACCAAGAGGCTTGAACTGTTTGCCGGGGAAGACAGTAATGATGGAACCCCGTATGATGGAGCCCAGGCAACTTTAGGGGTCTTTGGAAATAGTTTTACCGCAGATAATTGGACAAATTCAGTCACTTTCAGTTCCTCAACGTTTGGTTACTATATCAGTGTGGGGGATACGGGGAATGTTTGGTACAGTGACAGTTCTTTGAACTCTGATGAATCGGATCATATGCTCGCCTATCAGGGGGATGGTACTGATGAATTCAGCGTGTACAATGATGGTAATTTTCTTACTTGGTCAGACAATGAGTTTATCTTGGCCTGGGAAGACCTTGCCGCCACTTCAGCGGACTGGGACTTCACAGATTTCGTAGTCATGGTTGAATCGGTTGAGCCTGTACCCGAGCCAACCACAATGCTGCTCTTTGGTATGGGGCTCCTTGGATTGGCCGGGATTACACGCAGAAAGAAAAATTAA
- a CDS encoding DUF4091 domain-containing protein produces the protein MTKNHQIKQIYSLQKKSVMNLWLIFFVLFSLLIDIEPLLAGFVLPNSNQSKLKLKVPIVRDVSISSVGKEQYRSNGGSEKLKLKGIQESVLFDLDVTCLKGTLVQNAWLWFKSASPYDAPMRKSGISSISSEWQEGGSWGGKGGPCFAQAEYGKKDWSYPGSTLMDVVFGRGNTIWQSNEPSGPDKEGWQRLRIGPDIIAARIAGVSKGFCLYDDVGNEWEEKDGQFQYRYFPNRLIYSRECGDKGPWVEIEIKGKDHIHPESIEDIRTKTEGLHSGEAFLFWKTPRDSGGGRVLGFDVFWKDGRSRNAFPRYLIPMAEDADKEVMMHIRDMGFSPGKEIEIHVVSVDSAGNRSRAFKRKVVLSEGFGGLKVRRPEIKAFPGSESSLSLDSIKVSVVDLLDKYVPETNRFIPDRDRKYWGGNHLFSEADRIARLHGAGNEDVCFQVLVRGKSDDLSLEFFFDNNPDIVTSIYKAECVRVERSWLGSEMIPDPLVPVQNGDRMSLDGGKSFVCEIYIPPDLSPGIKKGRLSIKSGNSKIEMDVQLRVWNFNLPDRLSFIPEMNAYAKVSPFKGYQYYRLAHRHRTCLNRLPYGWNGLPEFAPKKGEQGFQWEEWDKYVGPLLDGSAFKDLPRKGEPLDVFYLPFSENWPVKISDHYTKSWWADQALSGNYRQSLKKAFQDFALHLKEKQWDRTQFQFYLNNKVYYRKKFRGSSAPWIFDEPVNIQDFKALEWYGGLWHEAVDPLKGGTDAVFRCDISYSQYGRDILWDVTDIEYIGGNTLQKTRMKRDELVLNPDKQFAEYGTANKLEDPNLQSVLWQLSAWSKGACGVLPWQTIGSDKCWEQGEQTALFYPKGEYVFPSIRLKAFRYGQQLVEYLEILGEVLGIPDDAVRHWVAGQLGWTEDLRKISIQGAGTLVVDGITITDLWKFRLSVGMTIHEVLKKRGSAGS, from the coding sequence ATGACAAAGAATCATCAGATCAAACAGATTTATTCCTTACAAAAAAAATCAGTCATGAATTTGTGGCTGATTTTTTTTGTTTTATTTAGTTTGTTAATTGATATTGAGCCTCTCTTAGCAGGATTCGTTTTACCAAATAGCAACCAATCTAAGTTAAAATTGAAAGTACCAATTGTTAGAGATGTTTCCATATCTTCAGTCGGAAAGGAACAGTATAGAAGTAACGGAGGAAGTGAAAAGCTCAAGCTCAAAGGAATTCAGGAATCTGTTCTTTTTGATTTAGACGTAACCTGCCTTAAGGGAACGCTGGTTCAAAACGCATGGCTTTGGTTTAAATCCGCATCCCCTTATGATGCCCCGATGAGAAAAAGCGGTATATCAAGTATTTCCAGTGAATGGCAAGAGGGCGGTTCTTGGGGTGGGAAAGGGGGGCCCTGTTTTGCCCAGGCGGAATATGGGAAAAAAGACTGGTCATATCCCGGCTCAACTTTGATGGATGTGGTGTTTGGAAGAGGCAATACAATTTGGCAATCAAATGAACCTTCCGGGCCGGATAAGGAAGGTTGGCAGAGGTTAAGAATTGGACCGGATATTATTGCAGCCAGAATTGCCGGAGTATCGAAGGGATTCTGCCTCTATGATGATGTGGGAAACGAATGGGAGGAAAAAGACGGACAATTTCAGTATCGATATTTCCCAAATCGGTTGATATACAGCAGGGAGTGCGGAGATAAAGGCCCCTGGGTTGAGATTGAAATCAAAGGAAAAGATCATATTCATCCAGAAAGTATTGAGGATATAAGGACTAAGACAGAAGGGCTTCACTCTGGTGAGGCTTTTTTATTCTGGAAGACGCCCAGGGATTCCGGCGGCGGCAGGGTGTTGGGGTTTGATGTTTTCTGGAAAGACGGCAGGAGTCGGAATGCATTTCCAAGGTATTTGATCCCCATGGCAGAGGATGCGGATAAAGAGGTGATGATGCATATTCGGGACATGGGGTTTAGCCCCGGAAAAGAGATTGAAATTCATGTCGTCAGTGTGGACAGTGCCGGGAACCGGAGTCGAGCCTTTAAAAGAAAGGTTGTTCTGTCTGAAGGATTCGGCGGCCTTAAAGTACGCCGTCCCGAGATTAAAGCGTTCCCCGGCAGTGAGTCCTCTCTTTCATTAGACAGTATCAAAGTGTCTGTTGTCGATCTTCTGGACAAATATGTTCCAGAAACAAATCGGTTCATTCCGGACCGTGACAGAAAATACTGGGGCGGAAATCATCTTTTTTCAGAAGCAGACCGGATAGCCCGTCTTCATGGTGCAGGGAATGAGGATGTCTGTTTTCAGGTGCTCGTCCGGGGGAAATCGGATGATTTGTCATTGGAATTCTTTTTTGACAATAATCCGGATATCGTTACGTCAATTTATAAAGCTGAATGCGTCAGGGTAGAGCGGTCATGGCTGGGCAGTGAAATGATTCCGGACCCCCTGGTTCCGGTTCAAAATGGAGATCGGATGAGTCTGGATGGTGGAAAATCTTTTGTATGTGAGATCTACATTCCCCCTGATCTTTCTCCCGGGATCAAGAAGGGGCGGCTGAGCATTAAATCAGGGAATAGTAAAATCGAGATGGATGTTCAACTTAGGGTATGGAATTTTAATCTGCCGGACAGGCTTTCTTTTATCCCGGAAATGAACGCGTATGCCAAAGTGTCTCCTTTTAAAGGATACCAATATTACCGGCTTGCCCATAGGCACAGGACCTGCCTGAATCGCTTGCCTTACGGCTGGAACGGTTTGCCTGAATTTGCGCCTAAAAAAGGAGAACAGGGGTTTCAATGGGAAGAGTGGGATAAATATGTCGGCCCCCTGCTGGACGGTTCCGCATTCAAGGATCTTCCCAGAAAGGGAGAACCGTTGGATGTGTTTTATCTTCCTTTCAGTGAGAACTGGCCGGTGAAGATATCAGATCACTATACAAAATCATGGTGGGCGGATCAGGCTCTGTCAGGTAACTACCGGCAAAGCCTTAAAAAGGCGTTTCAAGATTTTGCCCTTCATCTAAAAGAAAAACAATGGGACCGGACCCAGTTTCAGTTTTACCTGAACAACAAAGTTTATTACCGGAAAAAATTCAGAGGGTCTTCGGCTCCGTGGATATTTGATGAACCAGTGAATATCCAGGACTTCAAAGCTCTGGAATGGTACGGCGGGTTGTGGCATGAGGCGGTAGATCCATTAAAAGGTGGCACGGATGCGGTCTTCCGATGCGACATTTCCTATTCTCAATATGGCCGGGATATCCTTTGGGATGTCACGGATATCGAATATATAGGGGGCAATACCCTCCAGAAGACCCGGATGAAGCGGGACGAACTGGTATTGAATCCGGATAAGCAGTTTGCCGAATATGGTACTGCCAATAAATTGGAGGATCCCAACCTTCAGTCGGTGTTGTGGCAGCTTTCTGCCTGGTCTAAAGGGGCCTGCGGAGTCCTACCCTGGCAAACCATTGGCAGTGACAAATGCTGGGAACAGGGTGAGCAGACGGCTCTTTTTTATCCTAAGGGGGAATACGTATTTCCATCTATCCGGCTTAAGGCATTCCGTTATGGTCAACAGCTTGTGGAGTATCTTGAAATTCTTGGAGAAGTGCTGGGGATTCCGGACGATGCAGTAAGACATTGGGTTGCTGGACAACTGGGTTGGACTGAAGACCTTAGGAAAATTTCGATACAGGGTGCTGGAACATTGGTGGTAGATGGTATAACAATAACCGATTTATGGAAATTTCGGCTATCTGTTGGGATGACTATTCATGAGGTCCTTAAGAAACGAGGATCAGCAGGTTCATAA